The following are encoded in a window of Acidimicrobiales bacterium genomic DNA:
- a CDS encoding aspartate aminotransferase family protein gives MGTHDDLLKRRRAVMPEWLATSYEHPIAIDHGEGSYVWDGEGNRYLDFFGGILTTMCGHNLEPVVDAIRHQAGQLLHCSTLYLNEPMIELAEMIAELSGIPDAKVFFTTSGTEANDTALMLAASYRRSNQVLTLRNSYHGRSFSTVAVTGHRSWSPTSYSGLSVAFVHGGYRLRSPFRHLDDAAYTRACVDDLQQVLDMMTAGDVACMIAEPIQGVGGVAVPPPGFFGAMKEVLDEHDILFVSDEVQTGWGRTGTGFWGYEAHDMVPDLLTFAKGVGNGLALGGVVGRADIMDHLEAKSISTFGGNPLAAAGATANLRYLLDNDLPANATRMGERLGSGLHAATSGVPWVGEVRGTGLMWAVETVVPGTIDPAPEAAAALHEATRERKLLLGRGGLYGNVLRIAPPLNVSSSEIDDALGVIADSLR, from the coding sequence GTGGGCACACACGACGACCTCCTGAAGCGCCGGCGAGCCGTGATGCCGGAGTGGCTCGCGACCTCCTACGAGCACCCCATCGCCATCGACCACGGTGAGGGGAGCTACGTCTGGGACGGCGAGGGCAACCGGTACCTCGACTTCTTCGGCGGCATCCTCACGACGATGTGCGGCCACAACCTCGAACCGGTCGTGGACGCGATCCGTCACCAGGCCGGGCAGCTGCTGCACTGCTCGACGCTGTATCTCAACGAACCCATGATCGAACTCGCCGAGATGATCGCCGAGCTGTCGGGGATCCCCGACGCCAAGGTGTTCTTCACCACCTCGGGCACCGAGGCCAACGACACCGCGCTCATGCTGGCGGCCTCGTACCGTCGGTCCAACCAGGTGCTCACGTTGCGCAACAGCTACCACGGTCGTTCGTTCTCGACCGTGGCGGTGACCGGTCACCGCAGCTGGTCGCCCACCAGCTACTCGGGCCTCTCGGTCGCCTTCGTGCACGGCGGCTACCGGCTGCGGAGCCCGTTCCGCCACCTCGACGACGCGGCCTACACCCGGGCCTGCGTCGATGACCTGCAACAGGTGCTCGACATGATGACCGCGGGCGACGTCGCCTGCATGATCGCCGAGCCGATCCAAGGTGTCGGTGGGGTCGCAGTTCCCCCGCCGGGGTTCTTCGGTGCCATGAAAGAGGTGCTCGACGAGCACGACATCTTGTTCGTGTCCGACGAGGTGCAAACGGGCTGGGGTCGCACGGGCACGGGGTTCTGGGGCTATGAGGCGCACGACATGGTTCCCGACCTGTTGACCTTCGCCAAGGGCGTCGGCAACGGCTTGGCCCTGGGAGGCGTGGTCGGCCGCGCCGACATCATGGACCATCTCGAGGCCAAGTCGATCAGCACCTTCGGCGGGAACCCGCTGGCCGCGGCCGGAGCGACGGCGAACCTGCGCTACCTCCTCGACAACGACCTGCCCGCGAACGCCACCCGCATGGGTGAGCGTCTGGGCTCGGGGCTGCACGCGGCGACCAGCGGTGTCCCCTGGGTGGGCGAGGTCCGGGGAACCGGTCTCATGTGGGCCGTCGAGACGGTCGTGCCCGGCACCATCGACCCAGCACCGGAGGCCGCAGCGGCGCTCCACGAAGCGACCCGCGAGCGCAAGCTGCTGCTCGGGCGTGGTGGGCTCTACGGCAACGTCCTGCGCATCGCGCCACCGCTCAACGTGTCCAGCTCCGAGATCGACGACGCGCTCGGGGTCATCGCCGACTCGCTTCGATGA
- a CDS encoding DEAD/DEAH box helicase, with translation MHQSTGVVEPLRTNGIDAASPPNRTIRRADGDVETTRVRPDRATLRALAVTAAAAEATADQLAVLDADRHAWLRTLDDLLDETEDALDSLRSSKRPERDQAIADLEAERKRLLAAVDLLTGAADVDASGPVMEAAGEVRLQMSWNAGRIVAWAGGPGVPPATEDDLRALLTSAGAPGSGWTSHDPVPIPSSAPAPSMATEVGSVLGWLVAVGADEQRHECGSSVEWFGRLATWAVRLVARGAIVPALRVDTTGGRPQPNSTAEHAVRWRPALVDAAELERTTGAIPGPVTAVARVAPKELTLAVLETMVHAIAIRAAAQLEFPAPPPDPRSTADVAEAFLTRLDGSTFTAPVRSGAELSSRLDRWAKPVTEPAGTTLVVTLDPPDSSNAWFLSVLGPNPEGELVPVEVALVDSRSKRQMSQQLNRLERLLPALQRPGGLRRGQVYLSQDEAWELMTETGDALVTAGFEVRVPSLSRRRPSPTLRLTTESDDTVVGANQLASVRWSAVFDDVELTATDIAALAAEARPLVKSRGRWVELDRADLAEAAAALAEHADRTKMTGAEVLRFGVGLDGSPLSGGITVAGSSWAADLLAKADAATAEADPQPEGFVGELRSYQAEAVGWLNFLDSVQLGGCLALDMGLGKTPTVLAHLTRMHGRGPALVIAPPAVVGNWAAEARRFTPDLRVVIHHGASRASAKELAAEVDGADVVITTYGTAVRDVDALADLHWEHVVLDEAQAIKNPANETSQQLRRIPASIRLALTGTPVENGLGDLWSILDFTNPGLVGDRNTFVAALSKSGSGRGPKGAEGGLRALNGILVFRRTKAEPAVAEELPDRIDELDRCSMTPEQIGLYQAVLDSLVTSTSTDTDGAEQPKQGAILAAITALKQICNHPVAYQDDGEPLDGRSGKLARLEEIVDSVYTSNERVLVFTHFARWGERLADHLSERFGRPVACYHGGLSRKERDRIIDDFQHSDEPGALVLSLKAGGTGLNLTAASHVVLYDRWWNPAVEDQARDRAWRIGQTRTVISHRLVCPGTVDERVEEVVAGKRHIADMVLPKSSSLADLDASQLRTALGLRSDELLTEETPTASVTGTEGSDDDTDTDADADADADATDHAPEEVTVP, from the coding sequence ATGCACCAGAGCACGGGAGTGGTCGAACCGCTCCGAACCAACGGCATCGACGCGGCATCCCCGCCGAATCGGACCATCCGACGCGCCGACGGCGACGTGGAGACGACCCGCGTCCGGCCCGACCGCGCCACGCTGCGGGCGCTCGCGGTCACCGCCGCGGCGGCCGAGGCCACCGCCGACCAGCTCGCCGTGCTCGACGCCGACCGCCACGCGTGGCTCCGCACGCTCGACGATCTGCTCGACGAGACCGAGGACGCGCTCGACTCGCTTCGCTCCTCGAAGCGGCCCGAGCGCGACCAGGCGATCGCTGATCTCGAGGCCGAACGGAAGCGCCTCCTCGCGGCGGTCGACCTGTTGACCGGGGCCGCCGATGTCGACGCGTCGGGTCCGGTCATGGAGGCAGCGGGCGAGGTCCGACTGCAGATGTCGTGGAACGCGGGCCGGATCGTCGCCTGGGCCGGAGGCCCCGGCGTCCCGCCGGCGACCGAGGACGACCTTCGCGCGCTCCTCACCTCCGCCGGCGCACCCGGTTCCGGCTGGACCAGCCACGATCCTGTCCCCATCCCGTCCTCGGCCCCAGCGCCGTCGATGGCCACCGAGGTCGGGTCGGTGCTCGGGTGGCTGGTGGCCGTCGGAGCCGACGAGCAGCGCCACGAGTGCGGGTCGAGCGTCGAGTGGTTCGGCCGCCTCGCCACCTGGGCGGTGCGCCTGGTCGCCAGAGGTGCGATCGTCCCTGCGCTCCGGGTCGACACCACCGGCGGTCGCCCCCAACCGAACAGCACCGCCGAGCATGCCGTGCGCTGGCGACCGGCCCTCGTCGATGCCGCCGAGCTCGAACGCACCACCGGGGCCATCCCGGGGCCGGTCACCGCGGTGGCCCGCGTGGCTCCCAAGGAGCTCACCCTCGCCGTCCTCGAGACCATGGTCCACGCCATCGCGATCCGCGCCGCGGCCCAGCTCGAGTTCCCGGCTCCACCCCCCGATCCGCGCTCCACCGCCGACGTCGCCGAGGCGTTCCTCACCCGCCTCGACGGCTCAACCTTCACTGCCCCGGTCCGGTCAGGGGCCGAGCTGAGCTCTCGACTCGACCGATGGGCCAAGCCGGTCACCGAACCGGCCGGCACCACGCTGGTGGTCACCCTCGACCCGCCGGACAGCAGCAACGCCTGGTTCCTCTCGGTGCTCGGCCCGAACCCCGAAGGCGAGCTGGTCCCCGTCGAGGTCGCGCTGGTCGACTCCCGCTCGAAGCGACAGATGTCCCAGCAGCTCAACCGACTCGAACGTCTGCTGCCAGCGCTGCAGCGACCGGGTGGCCTGCGCCGCGGCCAGGTCTATCTCAGCCAGGACGAAGCCTGGGAGCTCATGACCGAGACCGGCGACGCGCTCGTCACCGCCGGCTTCGAGGTGCGCGTCCCGTCACTGTCCCGCCGGCGCCCGTCGCCCACCCTGCGCCTCACCACCGAGAGCGACGACACCGTCGTGGGAGCGAACCAGCTGGCCTCGGTGCGCTGGTCGGCCGTGTTCGACGATGTCGAACTGACCGCCACCGACATCGCCGCGCTGGCCGCCGAGGCCCGTCCGTTGGTCAAGTCGCGTGGGCGTTGGGTCGAGCTCGACCGAGCCGACCTGGCCGAGGCCGCCGCGGCCCTGGCCGAGCACGCCGACCGCACCAAGATGACCGGGGCCGAGGTGCTTCGCTTCGGTGTCGGACTCGACGGGTCGCCGTTGTCCGGTGGCATCACCGTGGCGGGTTCGAGCTGGGCCGCCGACCTGCTGGCCAAGGCCGACGCCGCGACCGCCGAGGCCGACCCACAGCCCGAAGGCTTCGTCGGCGAACTGCGTTCCTACCAGGCAGAGGCGGTCGGCTGGCTCAACTTCCTCGACTCGGTTCAGCTCGGCGGCTGCCTGGCACTCGACATGGGGCTGGGCAAGACCCCGACGGTCCTCGCCCACCTCACCCGTATGCACGGACGCGGCCCGGCGCTGGTGATCGCGCCGCCGGCGGTGGTGGGGAACTGGGCAGCCGAAGCCCGCCGCTTCACGCCCGATCTGCGGGTGGTGATCCACCACGGCGCGTCCCGCGCCTCGGCCAAGGAGCTCGCCGCCGAGGTCGACGGCGCCGACGTGGTCATCACCACCTACGGCACCGCGGTCCGCGACGTCGACGCCCTGGCCGACCTGCACTGGGAGCACGTCGTGCTCGACGAGGCCCAGGCGATCAAGAACCCGGCCAACGAGACCTCCCAGCAGCTGCGGCGCATCCCCGCCAGCATCCGCCTCGCCCTCACCGGCACCCCGGTCGAGAACGGTCTCGGCGATCTGTGGTCGATTCTCGACTTCACCAACCCCGGTCTGGTCGGCGACCGCAACACCTTCGTGGCGGCACTCTCCAAGTCCGGTTCGGGTCGCGGTCCCAAGGGTGCCGAGGGAGGCCTGCGGGCACTCAACGGCATCCTGGTGTTCCGCCGCACCAAGGCCGAGCCCGCGGTGGCCGAGGAGCTCCCCGACCGCATCGACGAGCTCGACCGTTGCAGCATGACCCCCGAACAGATCGGCCTCTACCAGGCGGTCCTCGACAGCCTGGTCACCTCCACCAGCACCGACACCGACGGCGCCGAGCAACCCAAGCAGGGAGCGATCCTCGCGGCCATCACCGCGCTCAAGCAGATCTGCAACCACCCGGTCGCCTACCAGGACGACGGCGAACCGCTCGACGGCCGCTCCGGCAAGCTGGCCCGCCTCGAGGAGATCGTCGACTCCGTGTACACCTCCAACGAGCGAGTGCTGGTGTTCACCCACTTCGCCCGCTGGGGCGAACGCCTCGCCGACCACCTCAGCGAGCGCTTCGGCAGGCCGGTCGCCTGCTACCACGGCGGCCTGTCCCGCAAGGAGCGCGATCGCATCATCGACGACTTCCAGCACAGCGACGAACCCGGCGCGCTGGTCCTGTCGCTCAAGGCCGGCGGCACCGGACTCAACCTCACCGCCGCCAGCCACGTCGTGCTCTACGACCGCTGGTGGAACCCTGCGGTCGAGGACCAGGCCCGCGATCGGGCCTGGCGGATCGGCCAGACCCGCACCGTCATCTCCCACCGGCTGGTCTGTCCCGGCACCGTCGACGAGCGGGTCGAAGAGGTCGTGGCCGGAAAGCGCCACATCGCCGACATGGTGCTCCCCAAGTCCTCGTCGCTCGCCGATCTCGATGCCTCCCAGCTCCGCACCGCGCTCGGCCTGCGTTCCGACGAGCTGCTCACCGAGGAGACGCCCACGGCCTCGGTCACCGGCACCGAAGGCTCCGACGACGACACCGACACCGATGCCGATGCCGATGCCGATGCCGATGCCACCGACCACGCACCCGAGGAGGTGACGGTCCCGTGA
- a CDS encoding PilZ domain-containing protein: protein MAENDPDAPAGGDASTPETGDHTIERRQSPRLRVTLDASYRRLGHDDGGDQTRTVDVSHGGARIAAPSQMSVGDVLQLVVQMPHGIELTLQGLVVQISDTEGQHAHVAFDSLSAAAADLLTELLQEQAERQAAAADAAEEATPSDG from the coding sequence ATGGCCGAGAACGATCCTGACGCACCCGCAGGCGGCGACGCCTCCACGCCCGAGACAGGCGACCACACCATCGAACGCCGGCAGTCGCCACGGCTTCGCGTCACCCTCGACGCCAGCTATCGCCGCTTGGGCCACGACGACGGCGGAGACCAGACCCGGACCGTCGACGTCTCCCACGGAGGTGCGCGCATCGCCGCCCCCAGCCAGATGTCGGTGGGCGACGTCCTTCAGCTCGTGGTGCAGATGCCCCACGGGATCGAGCTCACCCTGCAAGGTCTGGTGGTTCAGATCTCTGACACCGAGGGCCAGCACGCACACGTCGCGTTCGACTCGCTTTCAGCGGCCGCGGCCGATCTGTTGACCGAGTTGCTACAGGAGCAAGCCGAACGCCAGGCCGCAGCGGCCGATGCCGCCGAGGAGGCCACCCCATCCGACGGGTAG